A single region of the Gorilla gorilla gorilla isolate KB3781 chromosome 1, NHGRI_mGorGor1-v2.1_pri, whole genome shotgun sequence genome encodes:
- the LOC101151967 gene encoding histone H2A type 2-A produces the protein MSGRGKQGGKARAKAKSRSSRAGLQFPVGRVHRLLRKGNYAERVGAGAPVYMAAVLEYLTAEILELAGNAARDNKKTRIIPRHLQLAIRNDEELNKLLGKVTIAQGGVLPNIQAVLLPKKTESHHKAKGK, from the coding sequence ATGTCTGGTCGTGGCAAGCAAGGAGGCAAGGCCCGCGCCAAGGCCAAGTCGCGCTCGTCCCGCGCTGGCCTTCAGTTTCCGGTAGGGCGAGTGCATCGCTTGCTGCGCAAAGGCAATTACGCGGAGCGAGTGGGGGCCGGCGCGCCCGTCTACATGGCTGCGGTCCTCGAGTATCTGACCGCTGAGATCCTGGAGCTGGCGGGCAACGCGGCTCGGGACAACAAGAAGACGCGCATCATCCCTCGTCACCTCCAGCTGGCCATCCGCAACGACGAGGAACTGAACAAGCTGCTGGGCAAAGTCACCATCGCCCAGGGCGGCGTCTTGCCTAACATCCAGGCCGTACTGCTCCCTAAGAAGACGGAGAGTCaccacaaggcaaagggcaagtGA